The following proteins are co-located in the Solenopsis invicta isolate M01_SB unplaced genomic scaffold, UNIL_Sinv_3.0 scaffold_294, whole genome shotgun sequence genome:
- the LOC113005771 gene encoding uncharacterized protein LOC113005771, with protein sequence MKRQIIDYKTRLKDTKKLLNTQFCKKFNSLTPTQRLFFNMQLRNTKYAPKGRRFTLDEKILALSLYKQSGSCYKLLSKLFVLPSVTTLKCLLRTISLQSGINKFIFEHLWQNIAQMKNETDKLCILMWDEMSLEANLQYDQLNDRIIGFEDWGHRRTSLIAYHVLIFMVREILKGWKISLSYNFCKSQTKSVQLIRCIKKIIKKLSQAGLTIIATVCDQGGPNMTSIKKLLEDSRSKSIQKGQEYRGFIELFGQNIVSIYDLLHLLKGIRNNLLFKNLEINATNSGIKERQFAS encoded by the exons ATGAAAAGACAAATAATAGATTATAAAACACGCCTAAAAGATACAAAGAAGTTATTAAATactcaattttgtaaaaagtttaaCAGTTTAACTCCAACGCAAAGATTGTTTTTCAATATGCAATTACGAAATACAAAATATGCTCCAAAG ggAAGAAGATTTACACTTGACGAAAAAATTTTAGCATTGTCGCTATATAAACAATCTGGatcttgttataaattattatcaaaattatttgttttaccaAGTGTTACAACTCTAAAATGTTTGCTACGAACAATTTCTTTACAATcaggaattaataaatttatttttgagcatcttTGGCAAAATATAGcacaaatgaaaaatgaaacagacaaattatgtatattaatgtgGGACGAGATGTCATTAGAAGCCAATTTGCAATATGACCAATTGAATGACAGAATAATTGGTTTTGAAGATTGGGGACATAGACGTACATCACTGATAGCCTATCATGTTTTGATTTTTATGGTAAGAGAAATTTTGAAAGGATGGAAAATTTCATTATCTTACAACTTCTGCAAAAGTCAAACGAAATCTGTACAGTTAATTagatgcataaaaaaaattataaaaaaattatctcaagCTGGTTTGACAATAATTGCAACTGTATGCGACCAAGGGGGACCAAATATGACATCCATTAAGAAACTTCTCGAGGATTCAAGAAGTAAAAGTATACAAAAAGGTCAAGAATATC gaGGTTTTATTGAACTTTTTGGGCAAAATATTGTATCTATCTATGATCTACTGCATCTTTTAAAAGGAAtccgtaataatttattatttaaaaatttggaaattaatGCCACTAATTCAGGAATAAAAGAACGACAGTTTGCATCATAG